The Stigmatella ashevillena genomic sequence TGCCCGCCCTGCGCACGCTGCGGCTCCGAGGCGCCTCGCTGGAGCTGGGCAACGTGAACCTGCCAGAGCTGCGTGAGTTCACCGTGGAAACGGGGGGGCTGCCCCTGTCCGCGGTGAAGTCCATCGTCACCGCGAAGTGGCCGAAGCTGGAGCGGCTGGAGATCTGGTTCGGCAGCGAGAACTACGGCGCGGAGGGAGGCGTGAAGGACATCCAGCCCCTCCTCGACGGCAAGGGCCTGCCGAACCTGAAGCGGCTGGGCCTGCGCAACTCGGAGTTCACGGACGAGCTTTGCAAGGTGCTCCCCACCGCGAAGGTGCTCCCCCAGTTGGAGACGTTGGACCTGTCCATGGGCATCCTGTCGGACGAAGGGGCCAGCCTCCTGGCCGGCCACACGGCGGCCTTCGCCCACCTCCAGCAGTTGGATCTCACGGAGAACACCCTCACCCCGCAGGGCCAGAAGCAGGTGGCGAAAATGGGGGCCTTCGTGAGGGCGGGCAACCAGCGCGAGTATGAGGAGGACTACCGCTATGCAGCGGTAGGCGAGTAGCCCTCCATGGCGGCGGCCCCTGCGTTCATCCTCATCGGCAACGCGGAGAACCGGCGCGTCACCCTCTTCCAGGAAGCGTTGGCGCGCCAGGGGCTGCCTCCCGCGCATGTGGTGCCCTGGCGGGAGTTGCTCTCCTGCTGGGAGCTGCTCGCGGACCTGCCGGACACGGAGGCGCTGGTCCGCATCGACTCGGCGGGTGAGAACTGGGAGGTGGAGAAGGCGCTGCTGAAGCGCGGGTACCCGGACGCCCTGGAGCAGGGCTGCTCCCTCCTGACACCGGAAGAGGTGGAGAAACTGCCCCTGGACCACGGGCGCATCCTCTGCCCCCGGCAGCACCACCTGGGCTTCCTGCGGGTGCTGGCGCAGTTGGAAGCCGTCTTCGCGGAACACCGACGGTGGCACGTGCTCCAGCCCCCTGCGGCCATCGCGGACCTCTTCGACAAGCGCATCACCTCACGCCGCTATGCGGCGCTGGGCGTACCGGTTCCCGAGCCGCTGGAGGCCATCACGGACGTGGCATCCCTGCGCACCCGGATGCAGGAAACGGGCTGCCGGGAGGTGTTCGTGAAGGTGTCGTGCGGCTCATCCGCCTCGTGCCTGGCCATCTTCCGAAAGGGGCGCTCCACGGAGTCGCTGGTCACCACCATCGAGCAGGCAGACACGGGCTGGTACAACTCGCTGAAGGTGCGCCGCATCCACGAGCCTCGGCAGGTGGACGAAGTGCTGACGTTCCTGCTGCACGAGGGTTCCCAGGTCGAGCGCTCGATTCCCAAGGCACGGCTGGGCGGCGACTTCTTCGACTGCCGGGTGCTGATGGTGCGCGGCGAGCCGGCCTTCACGGTGGTGCGTCAGAGCCAGCGCCCCATCACCAACCTGCACCTGGGCGGCTGGCGCGGCGACCTGCCGGACTTTCACGCGGTGGTGCCCCCCAACGAGCTGGCGGATGCGATGGAGAGCTGCCGCACCGTGGCGCGCGCGCACGAGTGCCTGCACGTGGGCATCGACCTCATGTACGAGGAGCACTTCACCGGACACCGCGTGCTGGAAGCCAACGCCTTCGGAGACCTGCTTCCCAACCTGTGGCGCGAGGGGCTCTCCGTGTACGAGTGGGAGATCCGCGAGGCCCTGCGCGGACGCTGAATCTGGAGTGGCTACGGGGCCGCGGGTGCCCTCCACAGCGGCGCCGTGGGGATGCGCTCCAGGATGCCGGAGCCGAAGACGCGGTCCAGCGCCAGGTACTCCAGATACACGTAGCCGATGTGGCACCCACAGGTCTGCTTCGAGCAGAGCCGGGGCTTCAGCGCCGCGTCGAAGTCCGGCGCATAAATGTTGCCGATGGGCTCCGGGATGAAGTGGCACCGGCGCGCTGTGCCTTCCCCGTCCACGGAGATGACAGACTCCCCTCCCCTGCAAGCCCGGCCCAGGCTGGGGTGGCGCGTGTTGTTCACCGGGAAGAGGGGATCCACGCGAGAGAAACGCGCCACATCCTCGGGAGTGTACGGCGCCTCCTTCCCGTCTTTCACGGCGTTGATCCAGAGGTATGTGTCGGCGGGCAGCTCGCCCCGCAGGGCCTCGGCCTCTTCGGCGAAGCGCAGAAAGCCCACCATGCCCGCGCTGTGGCGCACGCCGAGCTGGGACAGCTTCTCGCACTGGGCCACGAAGCGACGGCGCTTCACCCATTCGGGGTGGTACGTGGCCCAGATGCCCAGCTTCTCCGTGCGGCAGCGCGGCACCCAGTCCAGCTTGCAGGAGAGGTTCGTCTGCACCGCCACGCGCTCCACGTGGGGCAGGTGCGTCAGCCGGGCGAGCGACTCCTGGTACCAGGGCCAGATGAGGGCCTCACCCCAGGGGGTGAAGAACACGGCCAGCGTGTCCTGGGTGCGCGACTCCACCCAGGCGAGGAACCGCTCCAGGTCCGCCCGGTCCTTGGCGAGCTCCTCCTCGGTGTGCTTCCACTTGCCGAAGGGACAGTATTCGCACCCGTAGTTGCAACTGGACAGCGGGCCCCGGTAGAGCACGGTGAGCGTCATCGCCAGGAGTACTCCTGCATCATCTCGCGGACCCGTCCCGAGTGGAGCCAGGGGCCAATCAAATCCGAGCGCTCCACGCCCGCCGGTGTGAGCTGAACCCTGCCACCTTCCCGCCGGGCCAGCCCGTGAGCCTCCAGCTCCGCCAACTCCGGGAAGTCCTCCCAGGCGCCGGTGCGGAAGCGCTCACGGTAGGCCTCCAGCTCCACGCCGTCCGCCAAGAGCGACAGGATCATGTACCTCCGCCGCCGCTCGCTCATGTCCAGTTGGAAGCCGTAGCCCACCTGGCTGAAGGACGCCTCGGTCCGCTCACTGTACGCGGCGATGATGGAGCGCACCTCGCGAGAGCCCACCGCGTACTCGGACGAGTAGTGCACGCCGCCGGTGTACGAGCGCGCCCCGCACCCGAGCCCCACCATGCCGTCCTCCTGACAGCGGTACACGGGGCCTTCGGCGCTGGGGGCATGGCGGGCGCGGAACATGCGCATGGAGACCTGGGTGTAACCCTGCGACAGGAGAAAGTCGCGCCCGGCACGGTAGAGCGACAACCGCAGATCATCCCAGGCACGGCCCTTCTTGCCCAAGAAGGTGAGCGGCCGGACATAGAGCGGATAGAGGTAGAGCTCCTCGGGCGAGAACCGCAACGTGGCACGCAGCGAGAAGAGCAGGCTCTCCACCGTCTGTCCCTCCATGCCGTAGATGAGGTCGATGTTGAGCGTGGGGAAGCCGAGGGCTCGAATGCGCTCCAGCGCTTCCTCCACCTGTGCGGTCTTCTGGGGCCGCTTCACCGCGGCGACTTCCGCCTCGATGAAGCTCTGCACGCCGATGCTCACCCGGTCCGTGCCGCGGGCGTGCAGCGCCTGGAGCTTCTCCGCGGTGACCGTCTCCGGCGACACCTCCACGGAGACGGGGATGTTCCGCAGGTCCGCGCCCATGACCCCTTCGGCCAGATCGAACACGGTGTGCAGCCCGGCCACATCCAGCAGCGTGGGCGTCCCCCCTCCCAACGCGGCGCGGGCGAAGGTGACAGGCCCGAGTGCCTCCTTCACCCGGCGCGTCTCACGGCCCAAGGCGGCCAGGTACGCGTCCACCACGTCCTGCCTGGGCCCGGCGGCGGTGAAGAGGTTGCAGAAGCCACAACGCATCTCGCAGAAGGGCACGTGGAGGTAGAGGAACAACGCATCACGCCGCTCCTCTGCCCAGACCGCCTCCAGAGGGAGCGCGGGAGTGAAGGGCCGGTAGGCCGTCTTGTGCGGATAGCCGTAGAGGTACGCCACATAAGGCGTCTCCTCCAGCATCTGCTCCAGGCGCGTCATGGGGCGGTCTCTCGAGGCAACAGAAAGTCAGCGTAGGGCACCGTCCACACGGCGGGATGGCCCAGGCGGTGACCGGTATAGCCCTCTTCGCCGTAGGCCGTGCCATGGTCCGAACAGACGATGCAGAAGGCAGGGCCCCGGCGCCGCAGGGCGGCAAAAAGGGGCGGCAACTGGGTGTCCACGTACTCCAGGGCCGCGGCATGCGAGGCCCGCGAGTCCTGCGTGGCGCCGGGCAGATAGTGGCGGTTGGGCTGGTGCAGCGCCGAGACATTGAGGAAGAGGAAGACGCGCTGCTCGCGGGGCAGTGCCTCCAGGCGGCGAACGGCAAGCGAGACCTGGTGCTCGGTGGAGCGCGGCTCGCGCACGCCCAACTCGGGTCTCCAGTGGCTCTCCGCGAAGAGGCCGGGGAGCACGCGGCCCAGGGGGGTGAGCTTGTTGAAAAAGCCGACACCGCCAATACAGAGCGTGTGGTAGCCGAGGGTGGCCAGCCCTGTCACAAGGTCCGGTGCATCCAAGACACATGTCTCCGGGGTGGTCGTCTCACTGCCCTCAAACCGCATGGCGAACAGCCGAGGGTGAAGACCGGGGGCGGCGGGCGTCGGAAGAAAGCCAGCGAAGAACGCTTGGTGCGCGGCGTAGGTGAAGCTGGCGGGCGAGTGGCGCTGCTCCCAGCGGCCTCCGGGGATCAGCGCGGAGAGCACCGGTGTCTTCCCCTGCCCGGCCAGTTCCTGGGCCACGTCGTAACGAAGCGTGTCCAAGGTGATGAAGAGCAGGTCGTGCGAGCCGACCACAGTGTTCATGTCCATCGAGCGAGCACTCCAGCGATGTCCTGAACACGGGTGGTGATGCGCTCCACGGTGAACGTGGGCGGCGGCAGTTCGCGCGGCCACTCGCGGCCGTGAGAGACCCAGCAGGTCGCCAGCCCCAAGCGGGCAGCACCCGCGATGTCCCGTTCGGGATCATCTCCCACATGGAGCACCTCTCCAGGAGCACGGCCCACCCGAGCGAGTGCCGCCTGAAAGAGGCGTGGATCTGGCTTCGCCGCCCCCACTTCCCCAGAGAGGAAGACGTCCGGAAGCAGTTCCGTGAGCCGGGCCTGGGCCAACTTGGTGCGTTGCACCCGGCCAGACCCGTTCGACACCACGGCCACGGACTGCCGCGCTGTGAGCGAACCCATCCACTCGCACACGCCCTCATCGGGACCCACCAGACGGGGCAGCCGGGAAGACATGTCCTCCCAGAGCGCCTCGGGCGTAAAGCCCAGGGCCGGAAAGGCAGCCGTCACCCGGAGGCAGAAGGACGCACGGTCCGCGGCACCGCGTTGGTCCCAGGCGTGAATCCGCGCCAGTTGCTCGGCCCTGTGGAGAGGGGGGAACGCGGCCGGGTGCCGCTCGATGAGCCCCTCCACGTAGCGGGCGAAGGCGCCCGCACGGTCGATCAGCGTGTCATCCAGGTCAAAGAAGACGGCCCGGGGCCGCATCCGGCGCTCCTCCCAAAGGAAGGGGAGAATATGCCGCCGGGCCCGGGCGAACCAGAGCCATTTATTGGCACCAAGCCGCACACGGACAATGTCACACGAAGTGAACCCGTCACAAACTTAGCCTTACTGGGCGGTGTGTCTTCGAGCATGCGAATCCACGATGCATATACAGGAACATCCGGGATGACACTGACAGAGTATCTATCCAGACTCCACGCTCAACAGGAAGTCACCTGGGAGATTGTGAAGACACCATGAGTGCAGAAAAGGATGTACCAGACCCGCCATCCGCATCTCACGTCTATATGCTTGACTACTTGATGCGCCTCCAGAAAAACATGCCGCAGCAACTTCTGCTGAGCATTGGCGAAATCAATATCATCCGCCTGTCATCCTTCATCGCGGGTTACCGGGCCTGTCAATCCATTAATGGCATCCAAGACAACGGATACACTCTCTTTCGCAGTTGGCTGCGCGACGTAAAAGCAGAGTTTCCCACGGACGGTTGGGACAAAAAATACCTGCACGACTGCGGCGGAGACCATGAGCGCGCCATCCACAAGTTCCTCGGCTTCGTTGCCGAGTTCGTTGCCCTGCGAGATCGCGCAAGTCAAAGCCACGACTGAAGAGCCCCCCCGGCTGCGGACTGAACCATTCCCTCATCACAAGCAAGGGCGTGTGAGTTCCATCGAGGCAGTAGACCATCTTCATGGGTAGGCAAGGCACCACGTCCTTGCCTACTTGCCGATGAAGTGCTTCCGTTTACTCCAACAGACTCCTAGCCCTGAGCGTCCTTCTGGGGCTCGCGGCAGGTCTGCTCCTGCTCGCGGGCCTCGGTCTCCGTCTTCACCGAGGCCTGCGGATCAGAGGACTGAACGCAGGACCCGCAGGTCGCCGCGTCCCACTGTCCACATCGGATGACCTTCATGGTGCCGGGCCGCGCACAGACGATGTCACACGGAGTGTAGCAGTCACACACTTGGTCACAGTCCAGGGGAAGGGCCGAGGCCGGGGTGGGGAGGCAAACAAGGACGGCGACGGCGGCGAAGAGGGGCTTGAGCAACTTGACCATGGCATCTCCAAAGTGACGGGAAACGCCGACACAATATCAATTTCTGAGTATCTGGCTCCAGGGTCATCCGCAGGACAACCGGGGCTTCTATCGAAGCCCATCGAAGAAGCGCCACAGGGCCGGGCCCGCCTGGCGCCAGACAGCATGCCCCAATCCTTCGACGGGACACCACACCACGGCACGGCCGCAACCGTTGTACGAGACACACGGCGTGACGGACCAGGCTTGAGAGGTCTCCTGGCACGCCTGCGTCGCGAGGTAGTTGTCTCGGACACTCTCACCGTCAGCGAACGACGTTCCCTCAAGATTATCGGCCTTCCCCCAGATGAAAAGGGTCTCGGGCAAGGGGCAGCTCACGCCTCCCGTGCCGATATAGGTGAAGTCCGGCACTCCATTCCCATCATTGACGGGGTAGAGGGTTCCAGAGTGGATGCCCAGTCCGCGAATCACCCTTGGCCCCAGTCGGCAGCCCAGGGCATTGGCCATGGTCGCACCCCCGCTCATCCCAGTGACAAAGACACGGGAGGCGTCGGCGGGCAGCTCATCCACAGCGAGGCCGATGACGTCTCGCACGAACTGCGCTTCGCGCGTCCGGCCGGTGTCGGTGTAGTACTCGAAGAGGCCGTTGGGCGCATCCGGGTAGACGAAGATGGCCCCAGTGGTGGCCGCCGACTCGAGGGCAAGGTCCGCGCGGATGCCAGCCCCATTGCCCCCATCTCCATGAAGCGCGAAGACGATCGGCAGCGGTTGGCCTGCCGTAGCGGAAGCCGGGTGCACCAGGAGGAAGGAGCGGGAGATGCCGCCGGAGTCAATCCTCCGGGTCTCGCTGACATACGTCATGGCAGGAGGCGGTGTTCCCCCATCCTCCGGCGAAGGCGCCGGAGTC encodes the following:
- a CDS encoding STM4014 family protein encodes the protein MAAAPAFILIGNAENRRVTLFQEALARQGLPPAHVVPWRELLSCWELLADLPDTEALVRIDSAGENWEVEKALLKRGYPDALEQGCSLLTPEEVEKLPLDHGRILCPRQHHLGFLRVLAQLEAVFAEHRRWHVLQPPAAIADLFDKRITSRRYAALGVPVPEPLEAITDVASLRTRMQETGCREVFVKVSCGSSASCLAIFRKGRSTESLVTTIEQADTGWYNSLKVRRIHEPRQVDEVLTFLLHEGSQVERSIPKARLGGDFFDCRVLMVRGEPAFTVVRQSQRPITNLHLGGWRGDLPDFHAVVPPNELADAMESCRTVARAHECLHVGIDLMYEEHFTGHRVLEANAFGDLLPNLWREGLSVYEWEIREALRGR
- a CDS encoding HAD family hydrolase, yielding MRPRAVFFDLDDTLIDRAGAFARYVEGLIERHPAAFPPLHRAEQLARIHAWDQRGAADRASFCLRVTAAFPALGFTPEALWEDMSSRLPRLVGPDEGVCEWMGSLTARQSVAVVSNGSGRVQRTKLAQARLTELLPDVFLSGEVGAAKPDPRLFQAALARVGRAPGEVLHVGDDPERDIAGAARLGLATCWVSHGREWPRELPPPTFTVERITTRVQDIAGVLARWT
- a CDS encoding STM4012 family radical SAM protein is translated as MTRLEQMLEETPYVAYLYGYPHKTAYRPFTPALPLEAVWAEERRDALFLYLHVPFCEMRCGFCNLFTAAGPRQDVVDAYLAALGRETRRVKEALGPVTFARAALGGGTPTLLDVAGLHTVFDLAEGVMGADLRNIPVSVEVSPETVTAEKLQALHARGTDRVSIGVQSFIEAEVAAVKRPQKTAQVEEALERIRALGFPTLNIDLIYGMEGQTVESLLFSLRATLRFSPEELYLYPLYVRPLTFLGKKGRAWDDLRLSLYRAGRDFLLSQGYTQVSMRMFRARHAPSAEGPVYRCQEDGMVGLGCGARSYTGGVHYSSEYAVGSREVRSIIAAYSERTEASFSQVGYGFQLDMSERRRRYMILSLLADGVELEAYRERFRTGAWEDFPELAELEAHGLARREGGRVQLTPAGVERSDLIGPWLHSGRVREMMQEYSWR
- a CDS encoding alpha/beta hydrolase family esterase, which translates into the protein MTYVSETRRIDSGGISRSFLLVHPASATAGQPLPIVFALHGDGGNGAGIRADLALESAATTGAIFVYPDAPNGLFEYYTDTGRTREAQFVRDVIGLAVDELPADASRVFVTGMSGGATMANALGCRLGPRVIRGLGIHSGTLYPVNDGNGVPDFTYIGTGGVSCPLPETLFIWGKADNLEGTSFADGESVRDNYLATQACQETSQAWSVTPCVSYNGCGRAVVWCPVEGLGHAVWRQAGPALWRFFDGLR
- a CDS encoding STM4011 family radical SAM protein translates to MTLTVLYRGPLSSCNYGCEYCPFGKWKHTEEELAKDRADLERFLAWVESRTQDTLAVFFTPWGEALIWPWYQESLARLTHLPHVERVAVQTNLSCKLDWVPRCRTEKLGIWATYHPEWVKRRRFVAQCEKLSQLGVRHSAGMVGFLRFAEEAEALRGELPADTYLWINAVKDGKEAPYTPEDVARFSRVDPLFPVNNTRHPSLGRACRGGESVISVDGEGTARRCHFIPEPIGNIYAPDFDAALKPRLCSKQTCGCHIGYVYLEYLALDRVFGSGILERIPTAPLWRAPAAP
- a CDS encoding STM4013/SEN3800 family hydrolase; the protein is MDMNTVVGSHDLLFITLDTLRYDVAQELAGQGKTPVLSALIPGGRWEQRHSPASFTYAAHQAFFAGFLPTPAAPGLHPRLFAMRFEGSETTTPETCVLDAPDLVTGLATLGYHTLCIGGVGFFNKLTPLGRVLPGLFAESHWRPELGVREPRSTEHQVSLAVRRLEALPREQRVFLFLNVSALHQPNRHYLPGATQDSRASHAAALEYVDTQLPPLFAALRRRGPAFCIVCSDHGTAYGEEGYTGHRLGHPAVWTVPYADFLLPRETAP